GTCAGCGTTGCTCCCAGATTATTAGGACCTAAGATTTCGAGAAGTGATCTTGCTCAGGCAATACACTGACGACTCAACTTTCGAGTGGAGCTGGGGCGTTGAATTTGAGTGGTCCTGAATGTCACTAAGGAGGAGGGCATTATCAGGGTCGGGAGTGGGCGCTGGAGGACCGATTTCAGGAGTGGCAATGCGTCACAGAGTCGGATGACAATGACGATAAATTAGACGAATATTTAATTCTCAACGGCGTTGAAGTGATGGGATGCGGTTTGCAGGGTGGAAGagtcacagcaaaaaaaaaaaaaaattctcgagACGGTCTTTAGTTGTCTCAAACATTCATTTTGTATCAGCCAGAAGAGGATTCAATGAAGGAGAAAGAAACTTTTGTAAACTCTTTACATTTTCCAAGAGGAGAAATCTTCCCAAGGTGTGGAGTTGTCAACAAGACTTGATGCCGCACAAAAATATATAAATTTTGATTTTGGCCAAAAGTGCTTGATGCACCACTTCGCATTGCCTTGTGATTGATCATTTGAAAgacagaacaaaaacaaacaacttTTAAACGTTTTCTtagaataattaaataaataggTGGGAAGAAAATTACGGACTATTCCTCCTGAAATAAGTTGCATGTTAGTGCATAGTTCCACTCGCTATCGGTTTCTATTTATTtcttaataatttttttaaacgaGTTGAATATTCCGCCGGAGCTTGTCAAATCATCAGTTAAAGTATATAAAGTTTCATTTTCAAGTGGTCAAGGTCCTGAGGTAACCAATGAATACCTGCATGGATGACGCGATGTTTCAAAACGTTGGTGAATGGGACGTGGAGCATAAAACTGAAGACATATTCAATTCGCTCAGTGTATTTTTGTGTTGAATCCTATTTTCACACGTTAAGAGGTTAATCCCCCTTGTAACTGCCTTTTACTTGTTTTTTGTTGCAATACGCAGGTTCTGAGAATTTACATGATCAAACAAGCATCCTATCGCAATTTCATGGCAAAGAAATAGGTGGTGTGTGCTGATCATGTAGTAGGTATAAGGCTCTACATCCTGCAGCGAATATAAAGTAGACTGCAATATTCACGCCATTAAATTGAAACATAACAAAGCAACAAACTTACAGGCTCGGTTTGAGAATATGATGGCACATGAGCGTTATACAACCGTGTAGCCAACTTATATTTAATGGAGTTAAAATAGCAGCTGCTGAGAGAATTTCACGGTATCCGGATTGCCATTAGAGCAGCATATTTAGGTTGACAATCGGACCAAGATGGTTGGCTCGAATTTGATCCTTGTAAATTGCAATGGTTGTTTGAGACTCAAAATTAAGGTGGAATGGCTAGCACTATGTACGGGAGTATACACCTACGCCTTCACTTATATTGCTGTATAACTATTTCCAAGGTGCAGTCTGAGCGTTCATCTCACACAACGCATGTACTGAACGGAGGATGTAAATTGTTTTGCGTTTTATCTTTTGTGTTTCAGGAGCAACTTTAGTGGAATAACTAACGCAGTGAAACCTGCCTGCCCAAATAAGATTCAACTTTTCCTTTTCTCTCCTCCACCaaaagtaggcaggcgttgtgcccctgcATGTGCgattgccagcctgctccctgTTTGCCTCTGTCGATTGTAATGTGTAATTTTATATGGAATAATCCAATATTATTCTGTTTCCGGCTACTATATCCCCAGAATAACCGAGAATTTCAGCAAGATTTGTTTATGCTAAAGGTCTAATGGGTCGAACCGAAGAAGGCAGTGCCGGGTACGAGCCAGGTTTGAAATCACCGGGCCAGGTTCAGGTGGGCCAGCACATGGCACTTTTGTGTTCGGGCCGGGCTCGGGTCCCGAAAGGCCGCCCATGCAGTGCTCTTTTATAGATGCCAAGACGTCGTCAAGTCACAGCCTTACTCTTAAGCGCTGTTTGGTTTAGAGGGAAGCAAGTACATATTTCAATATGTAACTTGCAGGCTAGCACGTTTCTAGGCGAATGCACATGACGCACCGCCACCCAGAGGATTAGTCTTATGTTGTTTCTCAAGCGGCTGCTATCACTGGCAGAATATCTTTTAGGCTGCGTATTCGCTATGACACGTGCCTGGTGTTATACAACATTGTTTACAGACAGGAAACTGCTAGATGTCCGTTGCAGATGACAAGAACGCTTTTGCATAAAGCCAATATAAAGTGAGGCTAGGCCTCATTGTCTCCTGGCTTTATGTTATGGTGACGATATGGATGATTatttgttgttttttggcgcaaatgTTAGGTGTGGCctaagaaaaaaattgaattcgATGCCCAATAAGCGACGTGTGGGGCGTCGTGCCGTCGTCGGCATTGCTACCGTCGTGTCGTCGCTGGCGTCATCGCGCCCCTGTCCTCCTTGTCGTGCTCTGTAGTTGCCGTCGTACTAGTCGCTCTCTTCGCtacagttgctgctgctttcGTTCACGCCTCTGTTTGATTCTCTGAAAATTTTCCACGGAGCGATTACGACAACAATGTCCGATACACTGTTCTCTCCTGTGACGTcaaccttctttttctgtttgctCCTTCTGAATAGTGTAGCAGGTGTTACtgatttaaaaaaacaaaaactggGATCACGAAGGGAACGCTGTACCTGTGTATGCTTGTTTGTCCCTCCATTGTACTCGCGATATCTGTCAGACACGACAATGCAACGCATTCTGGCCAACGGTTATCACGCTCTCAAGAGGTGTCCAAGGAAAAGTTATTGTTCTTTGTTCGAAGATTTCAAGCGTGCGTAGAGACTTTTCTCCGTATTTAGCGGGGAACTCAAACTCACGTGATTCTCGACTTTGCGGCATCGATAAACCATGTGCAAGTTGTATTGCAAGCAGCCCATGCTCCTAATAATGATTCTTGCCACCGTCGACGCACAGTACGTGGGTGAGCATACTATGTTTTAcgaagaaattttttttatttctacgcaGTGTAGGCGATACTTCTCATATTGATTATATTTGTGCTTATAGGTAAATTCGAGGGATAGGAGTGAGCTTCGTTTTTCTGGGGCGATACCAGCGATCATGGGCAGGGAGTGCTCGACTAAGGGCCATAGATATGACCCAGTAGTCAAATATTAAATTCTTATTACCGGATGGTGAATGTACAATGTACTTAGTTTTGAGGTATCTTGTACCAGTGCACACTTTTCACCAAATATATTTTTCTAGGAGCCAGTCGTCTGGCTGTATACATGTGTAAGACGAAACTTACTATATTTTTCAAAGCCCAAGCTTCTTCGGGTCCTTTACATTCACATACCAGCCAGAAATAATGAGGACCTGCAGATTTGTGCACCAAGTATCCATCAATCATTCCATCCGTGTTCCATTCGTCCATCAGCTGATCCAGATATCCTCCATTTACCAGTTATTTTATCGTTCATTCATTcgcctatcataagaagccaacgaacactgacaccaaggacaacataggggaaattacttgtgattaataaatgaaataaagaaacgataaattagtagaaattaaagtggatgaaaaaacaacttgccgcaggtgggaaccgaacccacaactttcgcatttcgcgtgcgatgctctgccaattgagctaccgcggtgctgtttccccatccactttcttgggtatttatatgtcctcgtagaaccctgggagtattagccagcgccaccactcacataccttggcggcggacgtggaacgtcctttctgccgcaggcatcacgagaacgtgatctttttgggtgaaggcaactggtcaatacacccacacatgctacctgaaggcgtcaatgtcgccggattcgagaccctcgttatgtaataagcgAGTAGGGTTCGCAAACTTCGTGTGTTGTGGGTTCGCCACCTTCGCGAAATGCGTAGGTTGTGGGtccggttcccacctgcggcaagttgttttttcatctattttattttccattaatttatcgtttctttatttcatttattaagcacaagtaatttcccctatgttgtccgtggtgtcagtgtttgttggcttcttatgatatgatcaataaaaatcgggacccccTGTTaatcccctctcttctcgtttattacataacgagggtctccaaTGCAGCAACAGTGATGCCTCCAGGTagtatgtgtgggtttattgaccagttgccttcaccaaaaaaggTCACGTTctggtgacgcctgcggcagaaaggacgttccacgtccgccgccgaggtatgtgagtggtggcgctggctaacactcccagggttctactaggacacataaatacccaagaaagtggatggggaaacatcACTGCTgtagctcatttggtagagcatcgcacgcgaaatgcgaaggttgtgtgttcggttcccacctgcggcaagttgttttttcacccactttaatttgcattaatttatcgtttctttatttcatttattaagcacaagtagcttaccctgtgttgtccttggtgtcagtgtttgttggcttctcatgatatgactaataaaaatcgggaccctcttctcgtttattcatttgcctagccatttatgaTTCACTGATCTATCTATCCATTCGCTTACCATTTGTCCATAAGGTGATTCCCACACTATCCACGCACTCATGTGCACTCATACCTTGTTTACAGAATGATGCGCGTGTTGTACAGTTAGCCCGTGAATAAACCGGGAAAGAAAGCGTCTCAAGTAAAGAGACCAGGAGGAGACGAACAAAACGAGATATTCCAAGGTCTGTGCCTGATGCACTCGATAAAAGTCAAATATAGCTGTTGTTTTGACCTGCTTTTGCCATTTTTCCAAGGGTGTTTGGAGAAGGCAAGATGTTAAATTAAACAAAGAATTAGTATAcatgcttgtttatctttttgaTTTCCCGCGTGCAATCACTCACGAAGGAAACTTCGTAGAAGCACCCGTTGCTCAGGAGCACGTATATGCATAGAAAGCAGCATTTCAGGGCAGTCAGCCAATATCCGTCAGcgtaaaaaagaacatttatttgAGTTTGTCCAAGAAGGCAAGAAAGCCGCTTAAGGTAATGAAACCTTCACTACGCAAATCTAATAAAAACAACTGTTAAGTACGACGTTCCGAAAAGAATGCGCCTAGTGAATGCGTTAATTTACGGCACTCACTTAAACACATCAATAAAGGAACTTCTCTGCTTAAGATCTTCAAAGTTACGTCGTTAATTGGGAAAATACAACGCAGCAGATTATTTTTGAGCATCGTCGTGTTTCTACTTTAGAAAATGGCCGGTTCTGTTCCAGAGTACCGCTTTCAATGCAATTCCGACGAAGTACTTCTAAGGAGCTACGTGCCTCAGCTCGACCGCTTCTGCAAGCCTTGGCTCGCGCTGGCGACTGAGCTTTACAAGCATCGCTGGTGCCTCTGCAAAGACGGTTACGTCCGTAACGCCTGGGGCGACTGCATCTCCCACCGCGAGTGCAGCAGCTGTGCGAGCGAGCGTCACTCGGACTTCAACGGCTGCTCATCGGCATGTCCGCTGGTCTGTGGAAAACCCGAACCGCAGATCTGTACGAGGCAGTGCGTGGTTGGCTGCGCCTGCGCACCGGGATACGTACTGTGAGTAATTTTGCTTAGTGTTCATCACGAATGATGACCCCGGGATCGATCCTGCACTGAAGGACGCATTGCAGGGAGAAACCTTCCTGTGAACATGCACGAAGCATGACGTTATCCCTTTCAGTACCGACAGATTGCGGCGGCCTGGACCCATTGTTGCTCTGCCATCGATTACCATATCTCTCTCCACAAGCAGACAAATGGTCTTTTGTTCGCCCTAAAAAGGTTTGCACCCATAAGGGCGTATCTTGTCTCTAAACAAAAATGAACATCTGTCTTGTTTGCGTTTACTTCTTTAAAGCTCTGCTATCAAGAATGCTGTGTCACCCTGATAACGCTCGTGCCGTTCGTGAAGTGGAATTACCAGGCGAGTatagcgttaaggaaaggaaaggcaTGCAAGAAAGATGACGGCCATTGTTCGGCGTCAAGGTAATCCCCAAATTGCGCAAGTTTTTTCAAGCGTTGGCTGTGGCTAATAGAAATCGTTTTGAAGTGTACTGCCGTTCGTATCCGGGGGACCGCGACGCTGACTTGAATGTATTATTTGTGACTGCTCTCACCATAGTACACACAGACAGTGACTCGTAGCAACGCTACTTGCGTTCATGACATATTTCGGAACGGACCCTTTGCAAAGGTTTCCTCATCGGTTGACCAAATGCAGAGGGTGACGTTGGTATCCTCGCGCTTGCAATAGCAAGTGGGGCCCTGGAAGAGGGTCTCCACCCGCAGTAACCAAGCACAATCATAATTTCCGTAAAGttgtttctatctctctctctctttcaagcgCATGAACCTGTATTGTTGTGCGCTTATGTGTGGTCAGTACTTGAAGTTTTAGAGAGTTTTACCTTGTCTGGTATTGCAGTGAACGCAGATGGACTGGGGGTATAACCGGATGGGCGTAGACGCAAACGCAAGTGGCCGGAGCGTTGCAGCCATACGGGGGCGCAGAGCTCCATCCCCCAAACACAGTGCTAAAATGGCAATAACCAAATGTATTCTTTTTTCGCTGCTGTTGTAAATTTTTGCAGTGGCATTACTGTGTCACAATTTGCTGCTACCAAAATAGACAAGCGGTAAAGTAAAATACTCTAGGTTGAAGTGATACTAGCTCTGTATTTGTCTGGCTCGGCTCTGAGCCACGAGGTGACACCGCTTGTCAAGCCGCTAACGTACACGTCTCCCGCCCTTTCGGTGGAAGGACCAGTTCGCCTGCGTTTACCGGCATATCGGACAAAATAAAACTATGTATTGACTATCTATTGTTTTTCTACGATACCCTCCCCAAATACCCTATTGTAGAAAAACAATGCAATGTTTCGGTACAGAGGAAACAACTGAATTTCTTCTTTATTCGCCCTTTATCTCCCAATTTTTTTGCGCAATTTCGTTTACACTGTTACGGGGAAATATATTTAGATTATAAATCAAGTAATTGGTAGTAAAAAAGGTGTCTTGCTTACCCTAGTTATTGTTTGCAGAAAAATTTTAATCTTCCATGCAAATAATGTAATTTCCGACGTGCACCACTACGCCCAGCCCAATGTCATTGGATACATTTAACCTCGCCAGACATAAATAGACGTGAAATTTTCTGTTCTCACATAGGCTTAAACTTGCAACCAAGATGCACTGACTTAGCGATGATCCTCACTTCCGACTTGATTTCCCGCAGCAAGGCGAACGCAACGTCCCACCTAAGGCACTGCCTTCCCTTTCAGTGACCCCTGGGGCAAAAGACCGTGCGTCCCCGTAGCCGGATGCCCACCAGAGTGCCCGCGGTACTCCAGCTTCCAGTTGTGCACGTCCAACTGTGCGCCCACGTGTAATGGACCTCGACAGGACATCTGTGCGATGACTTGCGACAACGGCGAATGCGTATGCTGGCCCGGATTCTACAAAGTGTTCCGGAAGGGCGAGAAGCACTGTGTTCCGCCAAACCAGTGTCCCAGGACGCAATAAACACTGTTCACAAAAAGACGACAGCGAGGTTTAGCGGTGTATGCAAACGGACGCACCCACGCAAATAGCTCGTCGAAGAATAGACCTCTCCCTGTTTGCAAACGGCGTGACGTCACTGGAGGCATCTTCCCATCTTCCGCGTCTCCCAAGTGGGCGCTGGTTCGCAAAAAAACGTTCAGCCCACCGGTTCCTCCTGCCTAAATTCCGGTGCGGGCGGAAGGCAAAAACAGTCGTTACTGTGCTTTAGGTGGACTGTGAAAAATTCCAAGTGTTCAAAATTATAGAAGAgatgactgttgggctagttgatcgtccatatttgaagtagtagcttagctcgaataaaaccacggacacaggAAAGACGGACGacgacaagcgcttgtccttgtgcgtcttgtgtccgtggttttattcgcgctaagctactacttcaaatatgttCAAAATTAATCGTGAGCTTTCGCTTAGAGCGTTCTTCATAAGGCACTCTGCTGAATGGGAATGTTAAACACCATATTTTAATTCTTTTACCTCATAGTCATCGGGATGCGAGCGCACGAAGCCTATATCGATCGTACTGAATTCGTTGGGCGTTAACTTCGCTGTGCCTGCGGCCTCCCTTTGCTCGTTTTAATTTTAGAAGACCCCAGTTTCACGTCTTTTTGTGCATCATCACAGCATAAGTTTTGTGTCCTAAAGACTAGTataagaacaaaaaataaaacaagaaaattcACTGGTTTAGCTAAAACCTATGATACCTGCTATAAAATGTGACAAGGTTAGTGGGTTGACTTTTGTGCAATCTCTGAGGCGAAGTGTACACACGCAGCTTCGGCAATGCAAGAAACATGCTTAAAACGTATGTATTCTCTCTCGAAAAATATTGCGTGTTGCccgagcgcgtggcgaaacgaccctcctcccctACTCGCGGcgaacccctggtgtcgagaccgacggcTGCGCGCATgtgcgtccctccgagactgcaagcgtgcaggtttccgcgcttcctccatGCGCGCCGGTGATATTCGACTGCAGCCGCGAGGTGCCCCCCTTGCTATTTGCGCTGTGGCATCTTCGAAGGGCCAAACTTCGTTTATACAACGGAAATCATGAgttcattttcgtcttgcctGTCGCCTTGTACAGAGCGTGTTTTCTGCCACGCTCTCCTGCGGGAGAACGCTCCcgttcataaaaagaaagaagcaacgaAGGTTGGCCACGAAAAGgtgcagcgcagaaaaaaaaaaaaaattacatgttgCGTTCGCCACCGGGCCCTTTGCGTTAGCGcccgtgactcgacaaaaagcggccgcagcgGCGCGCGCAAGCTGACGCTTCTAAACACGCTTCACTTAgttttgcccgtcgaagccgccacagcgaaTATCGCAAGAGCCTCGCGCCGACGCGCACGgaagaagcgcggaaacatgaACCCTTGCAGTCTCGTTGGGACACGCATGCGCGCAgccgtcggtctcgacaccaggggttcgCCGCGAGAGGGAgaggagggtcgtttcgccacgcgctcggGCAACCGGCAATATTTTGTGGACGAGTCTACGTACATACGTTCCTTCTGGCAGGGCGTATGCTGTTCCGGGAATGGTAAAAATATAAATGTCAGGAGCTCATTTACAGTCATGCCTTTAGACCGACAgattattctgaaaaaaaaatttttttcttcacacAGCGCCGACGGCACTTCGATAAACGCGCTCACTGATCATCTCGTCTCGTTCATTCCCACCTGTGCAAAAATGACTGGTCCTGAAGTTCTGCCGATGCCTGGTCACCAATACTGCCACTATTATACGTCAGCGCGTCTACATTTTCGCAAACATTACGCATTGCTAATCGCGCATTACACCACACCTACATCCACACAGCAGTGTGCTCCGCTTCCCTATACGCAAAGGTGAGCCCGTACTGCTGCCATTTATTGCCGCACAGTTTATCACCGCAAAACAAAGGTGGTGCATTTCCGAAGAAAAGCTCATGTCGCTGTCCGCCATAAACGACCATGTTACAAGTTCTGCAATTAGAAAAAACCAGCGTCCAGTTTTACATCACGCCGTATACCATACACCGATGTTCACTGGCACACAATACTGCTGAAAATAGACATAGGTACAAACATTTAGGAAAATCGACATCTGAGAGAAGAAAAACCTGGTTTACCTTTCGTTTTGTCTTCTCTTGGCTTACTTCACGGCTCCTTATT
The nucleotide sequence above comes from Dermacentor andersoni chromosome 10, qqDerAnde1_hic_scaffold, whole genome shotgun sequence. Encoded proteins:
- the LOC126544716 gene encoding mucin-5B-like; its protein translation is MCKLYCKQPMLLIMILATVDAQYVEYRFQCNSDEVLLRSYVPQLDRFCKPWLALATELYKHRWCLCKDGYVRNAWGDCISHRECSSCASERHSDFNGCSSACPLVCGKPEPQICTRQCVVGCACAPGYVLDPWGKRPCVPVAGCPPECPRYSSFQLCTSNCAPTCNGPRQDICAMTCDNGECVCWPGFYKVFRKGEKHCVPPNQCPRTQ